In the genome of Marispirochaeta sp., one region contains:
- a CDS encoding GntR family transcriptional regulator, translated as MINKDPIYQQLNRLLRQKISSDKYQVGDKFLTERMICEEYDVSRATANKSLSSLVSEGLLEFRKGVGTFIRSKPSVGKLLKLTSFTENARYAGYTAKSVVLRFERLKAKNIEAAIAEKLLTGQDEDIYRIERLRMANDVPMILEHRYIVASYCPDLFEQSLKDSLYRLFTDTYDLNITGMDETISAVTLTREEAELLEIEEGKAGFLVTAVGYIDEYKPLWWERTIHKPDAFEYRCQVRPNQAQQELKGHLII; from the coding sequence ATGATAAACAAGGATCCTATCTATCAACAGCTGAACCGTCTGCTTCGTCAGAAGATTTCCAGTGACAAGTACCAGGTGGGAGACAAGTTCCTTACTGAGCGCATGATCTGCGAAGAGTATGATGTCAGCCGGGCCACGGCAAATAAATCTTTGTCCAGTCTTGTGTCTGAAGGTTTGCTGGAGTTTCGCAAAGGGGTCGGGACCTTTATTCGCTCGAAACCTTCGGTTGGAAAACTGCTGAAGCTGACCAGTTTTACCGAGAATGCCAGGTACGCCGGCTATACGGCTAAATCGGTGGTGCTGCGTTTTGAGAGACTCAAAGCGAAGAATATCGAAGCTGCCATAGCGGAAAAACTGCTGACAGGCCAGGATGAAGATATCTATCGCATAGAACGGCTCCGCATGGCCAATGATGTTCCCATGATTCTGGAGCATCGTTATATTGTTGCCAGTTACTGCCCGGATCTTTTTGAACAGAGTCTGAAAGACTCACTGTACCGTTTGTTTACCGATACGTATGACCTGAACATAACCGGAATGGATGAGACAATCTCCGCTGTAACCCTTACAAGGGAAGAGGCTGAGCTCCTGGAAATAGAAGAGGGAAAGGCAGGGTTTCTGGTAACTGCCGTGGGATATATCGACGAGTATAAACCCCTGTGGTGGGAGCGGACCATCCACAAACCCGATGCCTTTGAGTATCGCTGCCAGGTCCGCCCAAACCAGGCGCAGCAGGAATTAAAAGGGCATCTGATTATCTGA
- a CDS encoding SDR family NAD(P)-dependent oxidoreductase — MRVAGKTVLVTGAGANIGRAIAELFARNGARVAISTRSNIEGGEAAAREITDKGGEARFFSANLTDEAQVDGLFKQIEDSLGRVEILINNAGASLPTPFLDSTVQQWRDVFEINFFTALHCSRRAAPHMLELGRGSIINTVSVRGFDHTGREGIMAYSAAKAALINFTKTLAKELAPRITVNAVAPGFILTSAYDKVPEEVKKSFLESTMIKRWIQPEELAEAYLYLASQTALTGTVLNVDGGFLLKQA; from the coding sequence GTGAGGGTCGCAGGAAAAACCGTCCTTGTTACCGGGGCGGGAGCCAACATCGGCCGGGCGATAGCCGAGCTCTTCGCCCGGAACGGGGCCCGGGTTGCCATAAGCACCCGTTCCAACATCGAGGGCGGTGAAGCGGCCGCCAGGGAGATTACCGACAAAGGCGGAGAAGCCCGCTTTTTCAGTGCCAACCTGACCGACGAAGCCCAGGTCGACGGGCTCTTCAAACAAATTGAAGACTCCCTGGGCAGGGTGGAGATCCTGATCAACAACGCCGGTGCCTCCCTTCCCACCCCCTTTCTGGACTCCACGGTCCAGCAATGGCGGGATGTCTTTGAAATAAACTTCTTCACCGCCCTGCACTGTTCCCGCAGAGCGGCACCGCACATGCTCGAACTGGGAAGGGGCAGCATAATCAATACCGTCTCTGTCCGGGGCTTTGATCATACCGGCAGGGAGGGAATCATGGCCTATTCCGCCGCCAAAGCCGCGCTGATCAATTTTACCAAGACCCTGGCCAAGGAGCTTGCTCCCCGCATCACCGTAAATGCCGTTGCTCCGGGATTTATCCTGACCTCTGCCTACGACAAGGTGCCTGAGGAGGTAAAGAAGAGCTTTCTCGAATCAACAATGATCAAACGCTGGATCCAGCCGGAGGAACTGGCGGAAGCCTATCTCTATCTTGCCTCCCAAACCGCTCTCACCGGCACAGTGCTGAACGTTGACGGAGGCTTTCTCCTTAAACAGGCCTGA
- a CDS encoding transketolase yields the protein MSLSAQEKWELQEKALSLREKVLRMIKASGSGHLGGALSSTEILTALYFRIMQVDPKRPDWPERDRFVLSAGHKCLILYAALAEKGFLPESYLDTYGDLKSPLPGHPSMEKQPGVEANTGALGHGLSIAGGMAMGLRAQGKKNRVFVLMGDGEQAEGSNWEAAAAASYHKLDNLLAFVDRNGLQIGGKTTEVMSYEPLEERWAAFGWSVKTIDGNDIEQVVEAIEAAPFEAGKPSVIIADTIKSKGLSFAEGDAAYHYWKAGTEELKTADEDLKRIREILENARKGLK from the coding sequence ATGAGTCTAAGCGCACAGGAAAAATGGGAACTTCAAGAGAAGGCCCTGTCCCTGCGGGAGAAAGTCCTCAGGATGATCAAGGCCTCCGGTTCCGGCCACCTTGGCGGAGCCCTCTCCTCCACGGAGATATTAACGGCCCTCTATTTTAGAATCATGCAGGTAGATCCCAAACGGCCGGACTGGCCGGAACGGGACCGCTTTGTTCTCTCCGCGGGTCATAAATGCCTCATCCTCTACGCAGCACTGGCAGAAAAGGGTTTTCTCCCGGAAAGCTACCTGGATACCTACGGTGACCTTAAGTCTCCCCTTCCGGGACACCCCAGCATGGAAAAACAGCCTGGAGTCGAAGCCAATACCGGCGCCCTGGGGCACGGCCTCTCCATTGCCGGAGGCATGGCCATGGGGCTGAGAGCCCAGGGAAAGAAAAACCGTGTTTTCGTGCTCATGGGAGACGGAGAACAGGCGGAAGGTTCCAACTGGGAGGCCGCGGCGGCCGCTTCCTACCACAAACTGGACAATCTGCTGGCCTTTGTGGACCGTAACGGACTGCAAATCGGCGGAAAAACCACCGAAGTCATGAGCTATGAGCCCCTGGAGGAGCGCTGGGCCGCCTTCGGCTGGAGTGTTAAAACCATTGACGGAAATGACATTGAACAGGTTGTCGAAGCAATCGAAGCGGCTCCCTTCGAAGCGGGAAAGCCCTCGGTTATCATTGCCGATACGATCAAGTCCAAAGGGCTCTCCTTTGCCGAAGGAGACGCAGCCTACCACTACTGGAAAGCCGGAACCGAGGAGCTCAAAACCGCCGATGAAGACCTGAAAAGGATCAGGGAAATACTGGAAAACGCACGGAAGGGGTTGAAATGA
- a CDS encoding sialic acid TRAP transporter substrate-binding protein SiaP: MRRVLLALLIVMVAMGAIVAEGQKEASGKAAPVTLKFAHVYETSEAFHEYALWAAEEIANRTDGRYKIEVFPASSLGKESDIVEGLSLGTVDIVYAGGGFLAGTYGPLGLTEAAFVFKNFDHWKNFADSDFFNELADGYADASGGHKALAVTYYGARCVTSNKPINTPADMKNLKIRVPNAPIYLLFTEAVGANAAPIAFAEVYLALQQGVVDAQENPLPTIKAKKFYEVQDYINMTKHMTNNLFTIVSSMTWNKLSAADKEIFDDVLKEAAAKASNAIDQAEKDLIPWFEKQGVTVNQNVDREAFIKTVAPHLTSGDKMTWTVEQYNKMQALAD, encoded by the coding sequence ATGAGAAGAGTTTTACTTGCACTGCTTATCGTTATGGTAGCGATGGGCGCAATAGTAGCGGAAGGTCAAAAGGAGGCCTCAGGGAAAGCAGCACCTGTTACCCTGAAATTCGCTCATGTTTACGAAACCAGTGAAGCGTTTCATGAATATGCTCTGTGGGCAGCCGAAGAGATTGCAAACCGGACCGACGGCCGCTACAAGATCGAGGTTTTCCCCGCTTCTTCACTCGGGAAAGAATCTGATATTGTTGAAGGCTTGAGCCTTGGAACCGTTGATATCGTATATGCCGGCGGCGGTTTTCTTGCCGGAACCTACGGTCCCCTTGGATTGACCGAAGCAGCTTTTGTATTCAAGAACTTCGACCACTGGAAGAATTTTGCCGACAGCGACTTTTTTAACGAACTCGCCGACGGATACGCCGACGCTTCCGGCGGACACAAGGCACTTGCGGTAACCTATTACGGTGCACGCTGCGTTACCTCGAACAAACCCATCAATACTCCTGCGGATATGAAAAACCTCAAAATCCGGGTCCCCAATGCGCCTATCTATCTGCTTTTTACCGAGGCTGTTGGCGCCAATGCGGCTCCCATCGCATTTGCCGAGGTTTACCTGGCACTGCAGCAGGGCGTTGTTGACGCACAGGAGAACCCCCTTCCCACCATCAAGGCAAAGAAGTTCTACGAGGTTCAGGACTACATCAATATGACCAAGCACATGACCAACAACCTTTTTACTATCGTAAGCTCCATGACATGGAACAAACTCAGTGCTGCCGACAAGGAAATTTTTGACGACGTACTGAAAGAAGCGGCCGCGAAAGCTTCCAACGCCATCGACCAGGCAGAAAAAGATCTGATTCCCTGGTTCGAAAAGCAGGGCGTTACCGTTAATCAGAACGTTGATCGGGAAGCCTTTATTAAAACCGTTGCTCCTCACCTTACCAGCGGCGACAAGATGACCTGGACTGTTGAACAGTACAACAAGATGCAGGCCCTGGCGGATTAA
- a CDS encoding RpiB/LacA/LacB family sugar-phosphate isomerase encodes MSKRVAIGCDPNAGDLKDYIKSCLDEWGYEYTDMGSDDPIYANVAFKVGEAVARGEYDRGILLCGTGIGVSIAANKVPGVYAALCSDIYSAERAVKSNNANVMTMGAQTIGPIIAREMVKTYLEADWEPGTRSEPKVQRYVDYAKEHQV; translated from the coding sequence ATGAGTAAACGAGTAGCAATAGGCTGCGATCCCAATGCCGGCGATCTAAAGGATTACATTAAATCCTGCCTGGATGAATGGGGATATGAGTATACAGACATGGGCAGCGACGACCCCATTTATGCCAATGTAGCCTTTAAAGTCGGCGAAGCCGTTGCACGGGGAGAGTACGACCGGGGAATCCTTCTCTGCGGTACAGGCATAGGCGTCAGTATCGCCGCCAACAAGGTTCCCGGTGTCTATGCAGCCCTCTGTTCCGACATCTATTCCGCCGAACGGGCGGTAAAAAGCAACAATGCCAACGTCATGACCATGGGCGCCCAGACCATCGGCCCGATAATCGCCAGGGAGATGGTAAAGACATATCTGGAGGCGGATTGGGAGCCCGGAACCCGGTCGGAACCCAAGGTTCAGCGTTATGTCGATTACGCCAAAGAGCACCAGGTATAG
- a CDS encoding TRAP transporter small permease, which yields MSTGDTHPPRNNDNNNEKIQMENKDYDFRFRDYAIEDYFVLLVFWFLAAVVFAQFFTRYFLNSSIAWTEEVARYLLIATGFMGSVMAVRKRGHIYVEVFYRFLPPRVGRVMSTMVDIIKIIFFGVGMYLSFRIIPIMANQRMTALPYPMSYIYFPVLIGFVIMTIRSVQVAWEHWKSGYIPVINDSDHPLPEEIEQGGL from the coding sequence ATGTCCACGGGAGATACCCATCCGCCCAGAAACAACGATAACAACAACGAAAAAATTCAAATGGAGAACAAGGACTACGACTTCCGCTTTCGGGACTACGCCATAGAGGACTATTTTGTTTTACTGGTTTTCTGGTTCCTGGCGGCTGTTGTGTTCGCGCAATTTTTTACCCGCTATTTTTTAAATTCTTCCATTGCCTGGACCGAAGAAGTAGCACGCTACCTTCTCATTGCCACGGGCTTTATGGGATCGGTAATGGCGGTACGCAAGCGGGGCCATATTTATGTTGAGGTTTTCTACCGCTTTCTACCCCCCAGGGTGGGAAGGGTCATGTCTACCATGGTAGACATCATCAAGATCATCTTTTTCGGTGTCGGCATGTACCTCTCGTTCCGTATAATTCCTATTATGGCGAACCAGAGAATGACTGCCCTGCCCTATCCTATGAGTTATATCTACTTCCCGGTGCTAATCGGTTTTGTCATCATGACCATCCGCAGCGTGCAGGTCGCCTGGGAACACTGGAAAAGCGGCTATATTCCGGTCATAAATGACTCGGACCATCCATTGCCTGAAGAGATTGAGCAGGGAGGCCTCTAA
- a CDS encoding transaldolase family protein: MDQSNLGRVVPMTPHLSANLRSLVGPANGTAGVSLIDEDAEHLQHILDLPLSWQTYARIKPAVRKIGVTGNFKQVLETFPTPPQETPPGFRIDFNLEAEGVLRVDLARDISYDKNSQKRATNFLFSADSANPYEVAAIKNQLANLTCNPGIIYDLFINNPKANVGNKYKDRDEVMMALGDILGPGCDISVEVNNPFDDIEKILDEAEHFREMLSPYRVVIKIPHTGPVNAGNVDQLLNGDKRFGGRYDKGPTKDMLRGHNLAMILREKGFKINFTLMFEAEQTAMALQAKPYFINSFIRHRLAQSQEMKRLLDFFELTEDVSHIDKLRSFMIDKDYLSPADKDMNLIEVMKMARRILQYRSAEGEAHIDGLDGVRHNLRMLRQVNLPETRLILCSMEGDYNYPDIDRLLADPEFADMMGRVVVTAEPEYLARFTSANQVVSYQRRFMNAANGAK; encoded by the coding sequence ATGGATCAATCTAATCTGGGTCGTGTTGTACCCATGACTCCCCATCTTTCAGCAAATCTCCGCTCCCTTGTCGGTCCGGCCAACGGGACCGCGGGAGTCAGTCTTATCGATGAAGACGCTGAACACCTGCAGCATATTCTGGACCTTCCTCTGTCCTGGCAGACCTATGCACGGATAAAACCCGCTGTCCGGAAAATCGGCGTAACCGGAAATTTCAAGCAGGTCCTGGAGACCTTTCCCACTCCCCCGCAGGAGACGCCTCCGGGCTTCAGAATCGATTTCAATCTGGAAGCCGAAGGAGTTCTCAGAGTCGACCTTGCACGGGACATCAGTTACGACAAAAACAGCCAGAAACGGGCCACCAACTTTCTCTTCTCCGCGGACAGCGCCAACCCCTACGAGGTCGCGGCCATAAAGAACCAGCTGGCCAACCTGACCTGCAACCCCGGGATTATCTACGACCTCTTTATCAACAACCCCAAGGCCAATGTGGGCAACAAGTACAAGGATCGGGACGAAGTCATGATGGCCCTGGGGGACATCCTGGGCCCGGGCTGCGACATCAGCGTAGAGGTAAACAATCCCTTCGACGATATCGAAAAGATTCTGGACGAAGCGGAACACTTCCGGGAGATGCTCTCCCCCTACCGGGTGGTTATCAAGATACCCCATACCGGACCGGTTAATGCCGGGAATGTGGATCAGCTTTTAAACGGCGACAAACGTTTCGGCGGCCGCTACGACAAAGGCCCTACAAAGGACATGCTCCGGGGACATAACCTGGCGATGATCCTGCGGGAAAAGGGATTCAAGATCAACTTTACCCTGATGTTCGAGGCCGAACAGACCGCCATGGCCCTGCAGGCCAAGCCCTATTTTATCAACAGCTTTATCCGCCATCGGCTGGCCCAGAGCCAGGAGATGAAGCGTTTGCTCGATTTTTTTGAACTGACCGAGGATGTTTCGCACATTGATAAACTGAGGTCTTTCATGATCGACAAGGACTACCTGAGCCCTGCAGACAAGGATATGAACCTGATCGAAGTCATGAAGATGGCCAGGCGTATCCTGCAATACAGAAGCGCCGAAGGAGAGGCACATATTGACGGCCTCGATGGTGTCCGTCATAATTTACGCATGCTGCGGCAGGTCAATCTTCCGGAAACCCGACTGATACTCTGCAGCATGGAGGGGGATTACAACTATCCCGATATCGACCGTCTTCTGGCAGATCCGGAATTCGCCGACATGATGGGTCGGGTAGTAGTAACCGCTGAACCGGAATATCTGGCCCGCTTTACCAGCGCCAATCAGGTGGTATCCTACCAGAGACGCTTTATGAACGCCGCTAACGGCGCAAAATAA
- a CDS encoding FGGY family carbohydrate kinase: MNILGVDIGTTSMKMGVFASDKDGNLKQVREYSESYPINVYNNGTFGDIEQEKWEKAFHNGCKEMADLMGGIDAVSLSGTTPGLSAMDADGHATYPAILMLDQRSRKQAADIIRTVGLQKILDETSNMPVAGGCSLASILWIKENEPEAYEKSVCFGHSNTYIAKWLTGSFAIDPSSASLSALYNTVKNDLSWNKEIACAVDLSIDRLPEVIHSYDSAGNIKADLAAELGLTKKPPVIIGGNDAVLAAYDAGVNEPGQMINVNGTCEISLVCLPQCYPSTEYNIRAHVLPDRWLTLYVMNAGGKAFEWFQQLFCSEMTPDQFWSDFLPVAMEKWLTRESNVRYTPYLMGSRYSLDPLKAEFTGMNQESDREELLAAMVRGLCEYQREHLKEISLEVPISKDIFVTGGAVNDSLIEAKKQWMRDSNYVYREQSSLRGAALLARKHLEGEL, encoded by the coding sequence ATGAACATTCTTGGAGTCGACATTGGTACCACCTCGATGAAAATGGGGGTTTTTGCAAGCGATAAGGACGGAAATCTGAAGCAGGTACGGGAGTACTCGGAGTCCTATCCAATAAACGTCTATAACAACGGAACTTTCGGTGATATTGAACAGGAAAAATGGGAGAAGGCCTTCCACAACGGCTGCAAAGAGATGGCCGACCTGATGGGCGGAATCGATGCGGTCTCCCTTTCCGGCACAACCCCGGGCTTAAGCGCCATGGATGCCGACGGACACGCAACCTATCCGGCTATTCTGATGCTGGACCAGAGGTCCCGTAAACAGGCAGCGGACATTATCCGCACTGTCGGCCTTCAGAAGATCCTGGACGAGACATCGAATATGCCGGTCGCCGGCGGCTGCTCCCTGGCCAGCATTCTCTGGATCAAGGAGAACGAACCGGAAGCTTACGAAAAGTCCGTCTGTTTCGGCCATTCCAATACCTATATTGCCAAATGGCTCACCGGCTCCTTTGCCATCGACCCCTCCTCAGCTTCCTTGAGCGCCCTCTACAATACAGTCAAGAATGATCTTAGCTGGAACAAGGAGATCGCTTGTGCCGTTGATCTTTCCATCGACCGGCTGCCCGAGGTTATCCACTCCTACGACAGCGCCGGAAACATAAAAGCGGATCTGGCAGCGGAACTGGGGCTGACCAAAAAGCCCCCGGTAATTATCGGCGGAAACGACGCGGTACTGGCAGCCTACGATGCAGGAGTAAACGAACCGGGCCAGATGATCAACGTCAACGGCACCTGCGAGATCAGCCTGGTCTGCCTGCCCCAGTGTTACCCCTCCACGGAGTACAACATCCGGGCCCATGTGCTTCCCGACCGCTGGCTTACCCTCTATGTAATGAACGCCGGAGGCAAAGCCTTTGAATGGTTTCAGCAGCTCTTCTGTTCCGAGATGACCCCGGACCAGTTCTGGAGCGATTTCCTCCCCGTCGCCATGGAAAAATGGCTGACCCGGGAGAGCAATGTACGCTACACCCCCTACCTGATGGGCTCCCGCTACTCCCTGGACCCTCTGAAGGCGGAGTTTACCGGCATGAACCAGGAATCCGACCGGGAAGAACTGCTTGCCGCAATGGTCCGCGGCCTGTGCGAGTATCAGCGGGAGCACCTGAAGGAGATCTCCCTGGAGGTACCCATATCAAAGGACATCTTCGTAACCGGCGGCGCAGTTAACGATAGCCTCATCGAGGCGAAAAAGCAGTGGATGAGGGACAGCAACTACGTCTACAGGGAACAGTCCTCCCTTCGCGGAGCAGCGCTTCTGGCCCGCAAACACCTCGAGGGTGAGCTGTGA
- a CDS encoding dihydrodipicolinate synthase family protein: MDYKDKLNGVFPPCATIFQDGTEAVAYDKIRENLEKYNQTKIRGFMPLGTNGEFRSLTDEESLKVIEVYTRYRDASKTILAGAGRESVRATIETIKRYADLGVDFASLLPPHYFAAAMSDDALVRYYTSVADESPVPVLLYNIPKYAGGVTISADLVRRVAEHPNIAGMKDTSSEPLVPYIKAVPDESNFYILAGTINKFYQGLQHGAVGGVLSIADYLPEKCCELQSIHEEGTAEEAASFDVWIRKLSSNAAGKYGVPGVKAAMDIVGYAGGSPRLPLFPLTEEQKAGLRAALEAEGMA, translated from the coding sequence ATGGACTACAAAGACAAGCTGAACGGAGTGTTTCCTCCCTGCGCTACGATATTCCAGGACGGAACGGAAGCAGTGGCCTATGATAAAATCAGGGAGAACCTGGAAAAGTATAACCAGACAAAGATTCGCGGGTTTATGCCCCTGGGGACAAACGGTGAGTTCAGGAGCCTGACCGACGAGGAGTCACTCAAGGTAATTGAGGTCTACACCAGGTACCGGGACGCTTCCAAGACAATTCTGGCCGGAGCAGGAAGGGAATCAGTCAGGGCAACAATCGAAACCATAAAGCGCTACGCCGATTTGGGGGTCGATTTTGCCTCCCTGTTGCCGCCCCACTACTTTGCCGCTGCAATGAGCGATGATGCCCTTGTACGGTATTACACCAGCGTGGCGGATGAATCCCCGGTTCCTGTATTGCTCTATAATATTCCCAAGTACGCCGGTGGCGTCACCATCTCTGCCGATCTTGTTCGAAGAGTGGCGGAACACCCGAATATCGCCGGCATGAAAGATACCTCCAGTGAACCCCTCGTGCCCTATATTAAAGCGGTCCCCGATGAATCCAATTTTTATATTCTGGCCGGAACCATTAACAAGTTTTACCAGGGGCTGCAGCACGGCGCCGTGGGGGGCGTGCTGTCCATTGCCGATTATCTTCCGGAAAAGTGCTGCGAGCTGCAAAGTATCCATGAAGAGGGAACAGCAGAAGAGGCGGCGTCCTTTGACGTCTGGATACGAAAGCTGAGTTCCAATGCCGCCGGCAAGTACGGGGTTCCGGGAGTAAAAGCCGCCATGGATATTGTCGGGTATGCGGGGGGATCTCCCCGACTTCCGCTTTTTCCCCTGACGGAGGAACAGAAGGCCGGACTCCGGGCAGCCCTGGAAGCCGAGGGAATGGCCTGA
- a CDS encoding TRAP transporter large permease: MIAVLFISLLILIVIGAPIAIALGGSSMIWVYLTNAVPDFVILHRMVNGVDSFPLLAVPFFILAGSLMNAAGLTNQIFDFAKACVGWLPGGLGHVNIGASIIFAGMSGAAVADAGGLGTIEIKAMDDAGYDRDFSVAVTAASSTIGPIIPPSLPMVIYGVMASTSIGALFIAGFIPGLVMGLALSIMVYYFAKKRHYPKDSSFSLKRLGTTFLKGLPALFSPVIIIGGIATGVFTPTEAAIAAVAYSLLLGFVYRTMTVKKFMAVSMETIESTAVILLIVAGASIFAWILTANRVTENFAAALLNFSQNKFVVLMLINIILFVVGFFMETLAAITILTPVLLPTVVALGVDPIHFGVIMVLNLMIGLLTPPVGMVLYVLSRVAKVPFERCAAATLPFLIPLVTVLLLVTFVEPIAMWLPRLIFQ; encoded by the coding sequence ATGATTGCTGTACTGTTTATTTCATTGCTGATTCTGATTGTTATCGGGGCCCCGATTGCCATAGCCCTGGGTGGATCCTCCATGATCTGGGTGTATCTGACCAATGCCGTTCCGGATTTTGTCATTCTGCACCGCATGGTTAACGGTGTCGACAGCTTCCCCCTGCTGGCTGTCCCCTTCTTCATTCTCGCCGGCAGTCTCATGAATGCCGCAGGACTCACAAACCAGATTTTCGACTTTGCCAAGGCCTGCGTCGGCTGGCTTCCCGGAGGCCTGGGACACGTTAATATTGGTGCCAGTATCATCTTTGCCGGTATGTCAGGCGCCGCGGTAGCCGATGCCGGAGGCCTGGGAACCATTGAGATCAAGGCCATGGACGATGCCGGATACGACCGGGATTTCTCCGTTGCCGTAACCGCCGCTTCATCAACCATTGGCCCCATAATCCCGCCGAGCCTGCCCATGGTTATCTACGGTGTTATGGCATCAACATCGATCGGGGCCCTCTTTATCGCCGGCTTCATTCCCGGCCTCGTAATGGGACTGGCCCTCTCCATCATGGTCTACTACTTTGCCAAAAAACGGCATTATCCCAAGGATTCATCGTTCTCCTTAAAACGTCTTGGGACAACTTTTCTTAAGGGATTACCGGCCCTCTTCTCGCCGGTGATTATTATCGGCGGTATCGCCACCGGTGTATTTACCCCAACAGAAGCAGCTATCGCGGCTGTGGCCTACTCCCTTCTTCTGGGTTTTGTCTACCGCACCATGACGGTCAAGAAGTTCATGGCCGTCAGCATGGAGACGATTGAATCGACAGCGGTTATCCTGCTGATTGTCGCAGGTGCTTCCATCTTTGCCTGGATTCTTACAGCAAACAGAGTAACCGAAAACTTCGCCGCAGCCCTTCTGAACTTTTCGCAGAACAAGTTCGTGGTTCTGATGCTGATCAACATCATCCTGTTCGTTGTGGGGTTCTTTATGGAGACTCTGGCGGCGATTACTATTCTTACCCCCGTACTGCTGCCCACTGTCGTAGCCCTGGGGGTCGATCCGATTCACTTCGGCGTTATCATGGTGCTGAACCTGATGATCGGCCTGCTCACTCCTCCGGTGGGAATGGTGCTGTATGTGCTCTCCAGGGTTGCCAAGGTTCCCTTTGAGCGCTGCGCGGCAGCTACCCTGCCCTTTTTAATTCCCCTGGTTACGGTCCTGCTGCTGGTAACCTTCGTAGAGCCCATTGCCATGTGGCTTCCAAGACTCATTTTCCAGTAA
- a CDS encoding transketolase C-terminal domain-containing protein, whose translation MKTVNWNRTFTEAKDPRKTFGEALTNAGAEKPEVIALSTDSSSGSGMGPFAKKFPERHYEFGIMEQGTIGYAAGLASTGLIPFYAAIAPFVTARPYEMFRNDLGYMHQNVKVVGRCAGLTYSHLGPTHHSLDDIGIIRTIPGVTILNPGDPASIHKVVQAAAEFDGPAYIRIGSPPMPGIYNDDLQLEPGKGLVLMDGTDVAIIATGTMLANAVTAAMALESEGVSVCLIDMHTIKPLDAELVLEAAERTGRIVTVEEHYVTGGLGSAVAELCSTKRPTPVHMIGVQDQYASNGPYNELLGLYGLQAEQIADTIKSLL comes from the coding sequence ATGAAAACGGTAAACTGGAACAGAACATTCACCGAAGCAAAGGACCCCCGCAAGACCTTCGGGGAGGCGCTGACCAATGCGGGAGCCGAAAAACCTGAGGTCATCGCCCTCTCTACGGACAGCTCATCGGGCTCCGGTATGGGTCCCTTCGCGAAAAAATTTCCGGAACGTCACTACGAGTTCGGTATTATGGAACAGGGTACCATCGGCTACGCCGCCGGTCTTGCCAGCACTGGACTTATACCCTTTTATGCTGCCATTGCCCCCTTTGTAACCGCCCGTCCCTACGAGATGTTCCGCAATGATCTGGGCTATATGCATCAGAACGTCAAGGTGGTTGGCCGCTGTGCCGGTCTTACATATTCGCATCTTGGTCCGACCCACCACTCCCTGGACGACATCGGCATTATCCGGACTATTCCCGGAGTAACAATTCTGAATCCCGGCGACCCTGCCAGCATTCACAAGGTAGTCCAGGCCGCGGCCGAGTTTGACGGACCGGCCTATATCCGAATCGGGAGCCCTCCCATGCCGGGAATCTATAACGATGACCTTCAGCTTGAACCAGGTAAGGGCCTTGTACTGATGGACGGTACCGATGTGGCTATTATTGCCACAGGAACCATGCTTGCCAATGCCGTCACAGCCGCTATGGCCCTGGAATCGGAAGGGGTCAGCGTCTGCCTGATAGACATGCACACGATAAAACCTCTGGACGCGGAGCTTGTACTGGAAGCGGCGGAACGCACCGGCCGCATCGTTACGGTGGAGGAACATTACGTCACCGGCGGCCTCGGCAGTGCTGTGGCTGAGCTGTGTTCCACAAAGCGGCCGACCCCGGTCCATATGATCGGTGTCCAGGACCAGTACGCCAGCAATGGTCCATACAATGAATTATTGGGTCTCTACGGACTGCAGGCAGAGCAGATAGCCGACACCATCAAGAGTCTCTTATAA